Below is a window of Terriglobales bacterium DNA.
TCGCCGATACGCTGTCAAGGATCCCCCTTATGGCAAATATCCTCTGCGTGGATGACGAGCCCCACGTTGTAACCCTCAAACGCGCCATTTTGGAATCCGCCGGCCATTCTGTAACCGCGTGCACTTCAGCGCGCGACGCCATAGAAAAACTGCGGCACAATTCCTATGACGCGGTTGTGACCGACTGGCGCCTTGGCGATGCCAACGGCCGCGCCGTCGTGCAGGCCGCGAAAGACCACTCCAGCATGCCTGTAGTCGTGGTGTCGGGCTACGTAGCCGAGGCCTTTCAGGCCGCCGAGCCACTCGCTGATCTGTATCTGGAAAAGCCGGTAAATCCGGAGGAACTCGTCACCATCGTGAACGAGCTGCTTAAGAGCCAGGAACGTGACGAGGAGAACCAAAAGCGGCGTAGGCCTTCGTAAAAAGTCCGACGGAAACGCTTTGGGATACCGAGAAACTCAGCGCATTAGGGAAGTGCATCGGCTTTAGCCGCTGAGGTAAAACTCGCTTACAACGGCTGGAAGTTAGGCTAACTAGAAATTCTTCAGTACCCCGACCAAACCGCAGCGGCTAAAGCCAGAATGATGTCGTCACTGATTGACGGCACGGCTGAAGCCGATGCCCTTCCCTATACCATTCCTGGATTACTCATTACGCAGCGCCGGTTCTGCGTCGTCCTATGCGCCCACAGCCAGCACTTTGTCCACTCGCGT
It encodes the following:
- a CDS encoding response regulator translates to MANILCVDDEPHVVTLKRAILESAGHSVTACTSARDAIEKLRHNSYDAVVTDWRLGDANGRAVVQAAKDHSSMPVVVVSGYVAEAFQAAEPLADLYLEKPVNPEELVTIVNELLKSQERDEENQKRRRPS